The following are encoded together in the Verrucomicrobiota bacterium genome:
- a CDS encoding NAD(P)/FAD-dependent oxidoreductase — MIQKSSNVPHVLILGGGFGGLACANRLAKSGVKITLVDRNNYHLFQPLLYQVATAGLSQTEIAKPIRSNLSGQKNTTVIMDEVIGIDLKEKKIELKYNTLTYDYLIIALGGVTSYFGNDHWGKHAIGLKSLNDATSIRKNVLYAYEKAEMTADESMHKRLMTSVVVGGGPTGVEMAGALMELAHHVLAKDFQHVDVKESKVILIEASPKILGTFPDPLPEKAKQALENLGVEVKTNCPVKDIQEKKVFLEKETLEAENIIWAAGVQAPKLTQELGVKLDRGGRILVEPDCSLPEFPDVFAIGDIVTLTDAEGQRVPGVSPGAIQMGQFVADIISTEISKAPQTKRKSFVYFDKGSMATIGRSKAIAAIGPLKFSGLLAWLLWLLVHLLFLIGFRNRVMVLVQWFYSYVQYQRGARIITNLHQPQEAFSANH, encoded by the coding sequence ATGATTCAAAAAAGTAGCAATGTACCTCATGTCCTCATCTTGGGCGGTGGATTTGGTGGTCTGGCTTGTGCTAACAGGCTAGCAAAGAGTGGTGTCAAAATCACTCTGGTGGATAGAAATAATTATCATCTATTTCAACCTCTACTCTACCAAGTAGCAACTGCTGGGCTTTCTCAAACAGAGATCGCCAAACCGATCCGTTCAAATTTATCTGGCCAAAAAAACACTACGGTAATCATGGATGAAGTTATTGGGATAGACTTAAAGGAAAAAAAAATAGAACTAAAATATAACACCCTAACCTATGATTACCTTATTATTGCTCTTGGCGGTGTTACTAGCTATTTCGGTAATGATCATTGGGGAAAACATGCAATTGGTCTAAAATCTCTAAACGACGCTACCAGCATCAGAAAAAATGTCCTCTATGCTTACGAAAAAGCTGAAATGACGGCAGATGAATCCATGCACAAAAGGCTGATGACTAGCGTAGTAGTTGGGGGAGGACCTACGGGCGTCGAAATGGCGGGTGCACTTATGGAATTAGCCCATCACGTACTAGCGAAAGATTTTCAACATGTTGATGTCAAGGAATCAAAAGTCATTCTGATCGAAGCTTCCCCCAAAATACTAGGTACTTTCCCAGACCCTCTTCCAGAAAAAGCAAAGCAGGCTCTTGAAAATCTAGGTGTTGAAGTAAAAACAAATTGCCCTGTCAAAGACATCCAAGAAAAGAAAGTTTTCCTCGAAAAGGAGACTCTCGAAGCGGAGAATATCATCTGGGCAGCAGGGGTTCAGGCACCAAAGTTAACTCAAGAATTGGGTGTCAAGCTAGACAGAGGAGGACGTATTCTCGTGGAGCCGGATTGCTCACTCCCAGAATTTCCAGATGTCTTTGCTATTGGAGATATTGTCACGCTCACAGATGCAGAAGGTCAAAGAGTACCAGGAGTCTCTCCTGGTGCTATTCAGATGGGGCAATTTGTAGCTGATATCATTTCTACCGAAATTTCCAAAGCCCCCCAAACTAAAAGAAAATCCTTTGTTTATTTTGACAAAGGAAGCATGGCTACTATAGGAAGATCTAAAGCCATTGCTGCCATCGGACCTCTAAAGTTCTCTGGCCTACTCGCTTGGCTCCTATGGCTGCTTGTCCACTTACTTTTCTTGATAGGTTTTAGAAACCGAGTGATGGTTTTGGTTCAATGGTTTTATTCCTACGTTCAATATCAACGCGGCGCCCGTATTATTACAAATCTTCATCAACCCCAAGAGGCCTTCTCCGCTAATCATTAA
- the trpB gene encoding tryptophan synthase subunit beta, with protein sequence MSAVLREVGVLPNKQGYFGQFGGMYVPETLMFPLKELEKAYLEAKEDADFNSELLSMQKDFTGRPTPLYFAERFTEHCGGAQIYLKREDLLHTGAHKINNALGQVLLAVRMGKKRVIAETGAGQHGVATATVAARFGLECVVYMGEVDMQRQALNVARMRFLGAKVVAVKAGQRTLKEAVNEAMRDWVTNVRHTHYVLGTAYGSHPYPMMVRNFHRIIGDEARQQILDKAGKLPDVLVACVGGGSNAIGLFYAFLEDKQVKMVGVEAGGEGIEEGKHAARFAGGSLGVLQGTRAYILQDEHGQIQLTHSVSAGLDYAAVGPEHCYLKDIGRADYAYATDAEALDAFQKLSSLEGIIPALETSHAVAYALKVVPKMDKDSVVIINLSGRGDKDVDQAAKFLL encoded by the coding sequence ATGTCAGCAGTCTTAAGAGAAGTAGGGGTTTTGCCTAACAAGCAGGGTTACTTTGGTCAATTTGGAGGCATGTATGTGCCAGAAACCCTGATGTTCCCACTTAAAGAACTAGAGAAAGCCTACCTTGAAGCAAAGGAGGATGCTGATTTTAATAGTGAGTTGCTCTCGATGCAGAAAGATTTTACAGGCAGACCAACGCCTCTCTACTTTGCTGAGCGCTTCACCGAGCACTGTGGTGGGGCACAAATTTATCTGAAACGCGAAGATCTCTTACATACTGGCGCACATAAAATAAATAATGCTCTGGGGCAGGTTCTCTTAGCGGTCCGCATGGGTAAAAAGCGTGTGATAGCAGAAACTGGTGCAGGCCAGCATGGGGTAGCTACGGCTACGGTAGCAGCAAGGTTTGGCCTAGAATGTGTTGTTTATATGGGCGAAGTGGATATGCAGCGCCAAGCGCTTAATGTAGCTCGTATGCGTTTTTTGGGGGCTAAAGTCGTAGCTGTAAAAGCAGGTCAAAGAACTCTGAAGGAGGCAGTTAATGAGGCTATGCGTGACTGGGTTACCAATGTTCGTCATACGCATTATGTGTTAGGAACTGCCTATGGTTCCCATCCCTATCCGATGATGGTGAGGAATTTTCATCGCATCATTGGTGATGAAGCTCGTCAACAAATTTTAGATAAAGCAGGTAAGTTACCTGATGTCTTGGTGGCGTGTGTTGGTGGGGGCAGTAACGCGATCGGATTATTTTATGCCTTTTTAGAGGATAAACAAGTCAAGATGGTGGGTGTGGAAGCGGGGGGCGAAGGCATTGAAGAGGGTAAGCATGCAGCACGTTTTGCCGGTGGAAGTTTAGGTGTGTTACAAGGGACTCGTGCTTATATTCTACAAGATGAGCATGGACAGATTCAGTTAACACACTCGGTTTCAGCAGGCTTGGATTATGCTGCAGTTGGACCAGAGCACTGCTATTTGAAAGATATTGGTCGGGCTGACTATGCTTATGCAACGGATGCAGAAGCGCTTGACGCGTTTCAAAAATTATCCTCGCTTGAGGGTATTATTCCTGCTCTAGAGACCTCTCATGCAGTGGCGTATGCTTTAAAGGTTGTGCCGAAAATGGATAAGGATAGTGTAGTTATCATTAACTTATCAGGGCGTGGCGATAAGGATGTAGATCAAGCAGCCAAGTTTCTTCTATGA
- a CDS encoding flavodoxin domain-containing protein — MNRKTTVLYASQMGAAAELGGRAADDLTEAGIETTDVDLSDYNLENLKSEQDVLIIASTWGEGEPPDDCLDFYEALTSQDPLGLSDLRFATFALGDSSYEHFCKHGKDLDEHFERHGGRRMIERVDCDMDEQEQYPIWIEKVIKILKSNVLQEA, encoded by the coding sequence ATGAATAGAAAAACAACAGTACTGTACGCATCTCAAATGGGTGCGGCAGCGGAATTGGGCGGAAGAGCAGCTGATGATTTAACTGAAGCTGGTATTGAAACAACAGATGTGGATTTGAGTGACTACAATTTAGAAAATTTGAAGTCAGAGCAGGATGTGCTCATTATTGCGAGCACCTGGGGCGAGGGCGAACCACCGGATGATTGCCTGGATTTTTATGAGGCACTGACTTCTCAAGATCCTCTTGGCTTATCAGACTTAAGATTTGCCACTTTTGCACTTGGGGATTCTTCTTATGAACATTTCTGTAAACACGGTAAGGATTTGGATGAGCATTTTGAAAGACACGGGGGTCGTAGAATGATCGAGCGTGTTGACTGTGACATGGACGAACAGGAGCAATATCCCATCTGGATAGAAAAGGTCATCAAAATTCTCAAGAGTAATGTTCTTCAAGAAGCCTAA
- a CDS encoding phosphoribosylanthranilate isomerase, with product MRPRIKICGMTNKRDAAKAVDLGVDAVGFILYSKSPRYINPQDAIEIAKALPPFIHRVVVVVNMSLESITELDKSGSFDVIQLHGDEQPSYCKQLASQTSSHLVKALGLPGKEGRSLHEYEIDAFLLDKSSAKYGGTGQVFNWDLAKAFMAQTDKPCILAGGLSCLNIKKAISEVQPYAVDVCSGVELEPGLKDHNKMKEFVEICQQS from the coding sequence ATGAGGCCAAGAATAAAGATCTGTGGGATGACGAATAAGAGGGATGCAGCTAAAGCTGTCGATTTAGGCGTTGATGCGGTAGGTTTTATATTGTATTCCAAAAGCCCTCGATACATTAATCCGCAAGATGCGATCGAAATAGCGAAGGCTTTGCCACCATTTATCCACCGCGTTGTCGTAGTGGTAAATATGAGTCTAGAAAGTATAACGGAACTTGATAAATCCGGCTCATTTGACGTGATTCAATTACATGGGGACGAACAGCCCTCCTATTGCAAGCAGTTAGCATCCCAAACGAGCTCTCATTTAGTGAAAGCTTTAGGGCTACCCGGGAAAGAGGGAAGATCATTGCATGAGTATGAGATAGACGCCTTTTTATTGGATAAATCAAGTGCTAAGTATGGAGGAACCGGACAAGTGTTCAATTGGGATTTGGCAAAGGCTTTTATGGCACAAACGGACAAACCGTGTATCTTAGCAGGTGGTCTTAGTTGTCTGAATATAAAAAAGGCCATATCAGAGGTTCAACCCTATGCGGTAGATGTTTGTAGTGGAGTGGAGCTAGAGCCAGGTCTAAAAGATCATAATAAAATGAAAGAGTTTGTGGAAATATGTCAGCAGTCTTAA